A genomic region of Oncorhynchus mykiss isolate Arlee chromosome 4, USDA_OmykA_1.1, whole genome shotgun sequence contains the following coding sequences:
- the LOC110522408 gene encoding cytochrome P450 2K6 — MSVLELFSLSGMSVMFITLNLIILIFIINRNTNPKNFPPGPRGLPLLGNTFNLDLKRPYQTMMEMKDKFGPVFSIQMGLRKIVVLCGYEMVKEALVTQADLFAERPDIPLFKQITRGNGIIFGHGDSWRTIRRFTLTVLRDLGMGKRNIEEKIIKESENLVNSFAAHNGDGFQATIPLNAAASNIIVSLIMGHRMEYDDPIFIKLLEMNYKSFRLASSPFIQLYNMYPVIHPLPGPHHRVLAYQDNLKAFFRKIFIQHRQILDENDSRSYIDAFLNKQQKEKDNPSSHFHEWNLLCSVTNMFVAGTETTSSTLAWALVIMIKYPEIQSKVHEEIDKVISGSTPRIQHRQMMPFTDAVIHETQRFADILPMGLPHETTADVSLKGFFIPKGTYIIPLLRSVHRDKAHWEKPDDFYPHHFLNVDDKFVKREAFMPFSAGRRVCVGETLARMELFLFYTSLMQRFSFLPPIGMTADDVDISTYGGLGLTAPPIKVRALPRFHDP; from the exons ATGTCTGTTCTAGAATTATTTTCACTAAGTGGCATGTCCGTTATGTTTATTACCCTGAATTTAATCATCCTCATTTTCATCATCAATCGAAACACAAACCCTAAGAATTTCCCTCCAGGCCCGAGAGGTCTACCGCTGCTGGGGAACACCTTCAACCTGGACCTGAAGAGACCCTACCAAACCATGATGGAG aTGAAGGACAAGTTTGGACCAGTGTTCAGCATTCAGATGGGCTTGCGTAAGATCGTGGTTCTGTGTGGCTATGAGATGGTGAAGGAGGCCTTGGTCACTCAGGCTGATCTATTTGCTGAGCGGCCAGACATCCCACTATTCAAACAGATCACCAGAGGAAATG GAATTATATTCGGCCATGGGGACTCCTGGAGGACCATTCGGAGGTTCACTCTGACGGTGCTCAGGGATTTGGGAATGGGAAAGAGGAACATCGAGGAGAAAATCATCAAAGAGTCAGAAAACCTTGTAAATAGCTTTGCAGCTCATAACG GTGATGGTTTCCAGGCCACCATTCCTCTGAATGCGGCAGCGTCCAACATCATCGTCTCTCTGATCATGGGCCACAGGATGGAGTATGATGACCCGATCTTTATTAAGCTCTTGGAAATGAACTACAAAAGCTTCAGGCTGGCCAGTTCACCGTTCATTCAG CTGTACAACATGTACCCAGTGATCCACCCGCTGCCAGGGCCTCACCACAGAGTGCTGGCGTACCAGGACAACCTGAAGGCCTTCTTCAGGAAGATTTTCATCCAGCACAGACAGATCCTGGATGAGAACGACTCCCGTAGCTACATCGACGCATTCCTCAACAAGCAGCAGAAG gAAAAGGATAATCCCTCTTCCCACTTCCATGAGTGGAACCTCCTATGTTCCGTCACCAACATGTTTGTGGCTGGGACGGAAACCACCTCCAGCACCCTAGCCTGGGCCTTGGTCATCATGATCAAGTATCCTGAAATACAGA GTAAGGTCCATGAGGAGATAGACAAGGTGATTAGTGGTTCCACGCCAAGGATCCAGCACAGGCAGATGATGCCCTTCACCGACGCAGTGATCCACGAGACCCAGAGGTTCGCTGACATCTTGCCCATGGGCCTGCCCCACGAGACCACAGCCGACGTCAGCCTCAAAGGCTTCTTCATACCTAAG GGGACCTACATTATCCCACTGCTGAGGTCAGTGCACCGTGATAAGGCTCACTGGGAGAAGCCGGATGATTTCTACCCTCACCACTTTCTCAACGTCGACGACAAGTTTGTCAAGAGGGAGGCTTTCATGCCCTTCTCCGCAG GTCGTAGAGTGTGTGTAGGTGAGACTCTGGCCCGCATGGAGCTCTTCCTCTTCTACACCTCCCTCATGCAGCGTTTTTCCTTCCTTCCCCCCATCGGGATGACTGCTGACGACGTGGACATCTCCACCTACGGGGGCCTGGGCCTCACTGCCCCACCCATCAAAGTACGGGCCCTGCCTCGTTTCCATGACCCCTAG
- the si:dkey-119f1.1 gene encoding structural maintenance of chromosomes protein 6 isoform X2, with the protein MSKRKSNSIGESPHKRVRSTEVHDEDNETVGEVGIVESISLKNFMCHSLLGPFAFGSNVNFVVGNNGSGKSAVLTALMVGLGGKATTTNRGSSLKGFVKEGESSADVSITLRNKGRDAYKPEVFGQAIIVDLKITREGMRTYKLKSKAGHLVSAKKDELLAILDHFNIQVDNPVSMLTQEMSKHFLHSKGEGDKYRFFMKATQLEQMKEDYTYIITTKNVTLDTVEKHEECLEGLKRKYLEKEDRVKSLASLDDMHSKLEELKNQMAWALVSEMEKEVKPMREKLQSEERSTIKYDQKVDEWKAKVVEAEKKYKGIREQLEAITVRVQQLEPQSAELKNEAQSRSKAFNTAQASVHRFKTNLRDLEKDKDQLSRRINELKLSISQTSGAETQVRVERMEKLQTDLDTLNFQDSTLGQQMEQFQQAVSRAKDELEKMMREEEDLKRSMEAIRRKLQTMEGSRSDRLRRFGEKMPALLAAIEDADRKGQFRKKPVGPLGYCIRLKDHEQALAVEKCLGSLMVAFTCDNHEDEKLLQGLMRGYYQGGRRPQIITCQFFNRVHDTSRRAVNHPDYPSVLQSLEIEDPVVANCLIDQRGIETILLIKSPAEARRVMQGRQPPRNCYQAFTKEGDQCYNNRYYSNDQRRCDYLSRDVEEEIRQLQEEMRNKEAHLDRFSQQKQRVEEDIRNNNSLLKRAYDDRKRAKDKFRRLQQEISDLQNVEEPQSEDLKPLEEELEEINNKISAGRAESEEARRKMAQLKASWEEVEQRYRQHKDSISTVAEEAEPIKEELSKSDQDVEKSKHHKKHYEDKRKVHINTIQALKASLDLKEQELTASVVKATEICPERSEVRRTARSLDSEISRLKLKISTQQDQQGDREEVIRQYQEALENYSNINQQVKCLKRFIQVLCKIMDDRHRVYTELRRFLSVRCKMYFDSMLSQRGYIGKMMFEHKNETLSISVQPGVGDKAALSDMRSLSGGERSFSTVCFVLSLWAIAEAPFRALDEFDVYMDMVNRRISMDMMLKIASSQRYRQFIFLTPQSMSSLPVNNLIRILRLKDPDRGQTALPFGQRNEEEEEEE; encoded by the exons ATGTCTAAGAGGAAGAGCAACTCAATTGGAGAGAGCCCACACAAGAGAGTCAGATCCACAGAGGTTCATGATGAAGATAATGAA ACTGTTGGAGAGGTGGGCATAGTGGAGAGCATCTCCCTGAAGAACTTTATGTGCCACTCTCTGCTGGGGCCATTTGCGTTTGGGTCCAATGTCAACTTTGTCGTCGGCAACAATGGAA GTGGAAAGAGTGCTGTCCTCACAGCTCTTatggtgggcctgggagggaaaGCTACAACCACAAACAGAGGGTCCTCCCTGAAGGGAtttgtgaaggaaggagagag TTCAGCTGATGTCTCCATAACACTGCGTAACAAGGGCAGGGATGCCTACAAGCCAGAAGTGTTCGGCCAGGCTATCATAGTAGACCTCAAGATAACCCGTGAGGGCATGAGGACCTACAAGCTCAAGAGCAAAGCAG GTCATCTTGTGTCTGCGAAGAAGGATGAACTTTTGGCCATTCTGGATCACTTTAACATCCAG GTGGATAACCCTGTATCTATGCTAACTCAAGAGATGAGCAAGCACTTTCTGCACTCCAAAGGAGAAGGGGATAAGTACAGA TTCTTTATGAAAGCCACACAGCTTGAGCAGATGAAAGAGGATTACACCTATATCATAACGACTAAAAATGTCACTCTAGACACTGTGGAGAAACACGAGGAG TGTCTGGAGGGGTTAAAGAGGAAGTACCTGGAGAAAGAGGACCGGGTCAAAAGCCTGGCCTCGCTGGACGACATGCACAGTAAACTGGAGGAGCTGAAGAATCAGATGGCTTGGGCTCTG GTGtctgagatggagaaagaggtgaAGCCCATGAGAGAGAAGCTCCAATCAGAGGAGAGGTCCACCATCAAATACGACCAGAAAGTAGACGAGTGGAAG GCCAAGGTGGTGGAGGCGGAGAAGAAGTACAAGGGTATCCGGGAGCAACTGGAGGCCATCACTGTGAGGGTCCAGCAGCTTGAGCCACAGAGTGCTGAGCTGAAGAACGAGGCTCAGAGCAGAAGCAAGGCCTTCAACACAGCCCAG GCCAGTGTACACAGATTCAAGACCAACCTGAGAGACCTGGAGAAGGACAAGGATCAGCTCTCCAGGAGAATTAATGAACTCAAGTTGAG TATCAGCCAGACGTCTGGTGCGGAGACCCAGGTGCGTGTTGAGCGCATGGAGAAGCTGCAGACAGACCTGGACACTCTGAACTTCCAGGACTCTACCCTAGGCCAGCAGATGGAACAGTTCCAGCAGGCTGTGTCCCGGGCCAAGGACGAGCTGGAAAAGATGAT GCGAGAGGAGGAGGATCTGAAGAGGTCTATGGAGGCCATCAGGAGGAAGTTGCAGACCATGGAGGGCAGCCGCTCCGACCGCCTGCGCCGCTTCGGGGAGAAGATGCCTGCGCTGCTCGCCGCCATCGAGGATGCCGACAGGAAGGGCCAGTTCAGGAAGAAACCAGTGGGGCCGCTGG GGTACTGTATCCGTCTGAAGGACCATGAGCAGGCCCTGGCCGTGGAGAAATGTCTTGGGAGCCTGATGGTGGCCTTCACCTGTGACAACCACGAGGACGAGAAGTTGCTGCAGGGCCTTATGAGAGGGTACTACCAGGGGGGTAGGAGACCCCAGATCATCACCTGCCAGTTCTTCAACAGGGTCCATGACACCAGTAGGCG ggctgtgaaCCACCCTGACTACCCGTCAGTCCTACAGTCTCTGGAGATCGAGGACCCAGTGGTTGCCAACTGCCTCATCGACCAGAGGGGCATAGAGACCATTCTGCTCATCAAG AGTCCTGCAGAGGCCCGCAGAGTGATGCAGGGCAGGCAGCCCCCTAGAAACTGCTACCAGGCCTTCACCAAGGAGGGAGACCAGTGCTACAACAACCGCTACTACTCCAACGACCAGAGGAGGTGTGACTACCTTAGCAGAGACGTAGAGGAGGAGAtcag GCAGTTGCAGGAAGAGATGCGGAACAAGGAGGCCCACTTGGATCGGTTCAGCCAGCAGAagcagagggtggaggaggacaTCAGGAACAACAACAGTCTCCTGAAGAGGGCCTACGACGACAGGAAGAGGGCCAAG gataAGTTCAGGAGGCTCCAGCAGGAGATCAGTGACCTGCAGAACGTGGAAGaaccccagtctgaggacctcAAGCCTCTG gaggaggagctggaggagatcAACAATAAGATTTCAGCAGGTCGTGCTGAGAGCGAGGAGGCCCGTAGAAAGATGGCCCAGCTGAAGGCTTCCTGGGAGGAGGTGGAGCAGAGGTACCGCCAGCACAAAGACTCCATCAGCACTGTGGCCGAGGAGGCCGAACCCATCAAG GAGGAGCTGAGTAAGAGCGATCAGGATGTGGAGAAGAGCAAGCACCATAAGAAACACTACGAGGACAAACGCAAGGTCCACATCAACACCATACAGGCCCTGAAGGCCAGCCTGGATCTCAAGGAGCAGGAGCTCACG GCTTCTGTAGTGAAGGCCACAGAGATCTGTCCAGAGCGGTCCGAGGTGCGCCGGACAGCCAGGAGTCTGGACAGCGAGATCAGCCGTCTGAAGCTGAAGATCAGCACCCAGCAGGACCAGCAGGGCGACCGCGAAGAGGTCATCAG GCAATACCAAGAGGCCCTTGAGAACTACAGTAACATTAACCAGCAGGTGAAGTGCCTCAAGCGCTTCATCCAGGTCCTGTGTAAGATCATGGACGATAGACACCGAGTCTACACAGAGCTGAGGAG GTTTCTCTCAGTGCGTTGCAAGATGTACTTTGACTCCATGCTGTCACAGAGAGGCTATATAGGGAAGATGATGTTCGAGCACAAGAACGAAACCCTATCCATCTCA gtcCAGCCAGGTGTGGGGGATAAGGCTGCTCTGAGTGACATGCGctctctgtctggaggagagCGCTCGTTCTCCACTGTCtgtttcgttctctctctctgggccatcGCTGAGGCCCCCTTCCGCGCCCTCGATGAGTTTGACGTCTACATG GACATGGTGAACCGAAGGATATCCATGGACATGATGTTGAAAATCGCTTCTAGCCAACGTTACCGACAGTTCATATTCCTCACCCCACAGAGCATGAG CTCTCTCCCAGTCAACAACCTGATCCGGATCCTACGGCTGAAAGACCCGGACCGTGGCCAGACGGCTCTTCCCTTTGGACAGAggaatgaggaagaggaagaggaggagtga
- the si:dkey-119f1.1 gene encoding structural maintenance of chromosomes protein 6 isoform X1, translating to MSKRKSNSIGESPHKRVRSTEVHDEDNEVGPSQPPVPLGSHTTVGEVGIVESISLKNFMCHSLLGPFAFGSNVNFVVGNNGSGKSAVLTALMVGLGGKATTTNRGSSLKGFVKEGESSADVSITLRNKGRDAYKPEVFGQAIIVDLKITREGMRTYKLKSKAGHLVSAKKDELLAILDHFNIQVDNPVSMLTQEMSKHFLHSKGEGDKYRFFMKATQLEQMKEDYTYIITTKNVTLDTVEKHEECLEGLKRKYLEKEDRVKSLASLDDMHSKLEELKNQMAWALVSEMEKEVKPMREKLQSEERSTIKYDQKVDEWKAKVVEAEKKYKGIREQLEAITVRVQQLEPQSAELKNEAQSRSKAFNTAQASVHRFKTNLRDLEKDKDQLSRRINELKLSISQTSGAETQVRVERMEKLQTDLDTLNFQDSTLGQQMEQFQQAVSRAKDELEKMMREEEDLKRSMEAIRRKLQTMEGSRSDRLRRFGEKMPALLAAIEDADRKGQFRKKPVGPLGYCIRLKDHEQALAVEKCLGSLMVAFTCDNHEDEKLLQGLMRGYYQGGRRPQIITCQFFNRVHDTSRRAVNHPDYPSVLQSLEIEDPVVANCLIDQRGIETILLIKSPAEARRVMQGRQPPRNCYQAFTKEGDQCYNNRYYSNDQRRCDYLSRDVEEEIRQLQEEMRNKEAHLDRFSQQKQRVEEDIRNNNSLLKRAYDDRKRAKDKFRRLQQEISDLQNVEEPQSEDLKPLEEELEEINNKISAGRAESEEARRKMAQLKASWEEVEQRYRQHKDSISTVAEEAEPIKEELSKSDQDVEKSKHHKKHYEDKRKVHINTIQALKASLDLKEQELTASVVKATEICPERSEVRRTARSLDSEISRLKLKISTQQDQQGDREEVIRQYQEALENYSNINQQVKCLKRFIQVLCKIMDDRHRVYTELRRFLSVRCKMYFDSMLSQRGYIGKMMFEHKNETLSISVQPGVGDKAALSDMRSLSGGERSFSTVCFVLSLWAIAEAPFRALDEFDVYMDMVNRRISMDMMLKIASSQRYRQFIFLTPQSMSSLPVNNLIRILRLKDPDRGQTALPFGQRNEEEEEEE from the exons ATGTCTAAGAGGAAGAGCAACTCAATTGGAGAGAGCCCACACAAGAGAGTCAGATCCACAGAGGTTCATGATGAAGATAATGAAGTGGGTCCCAGCCAACCCCCTGTGCCACTAGGATCGCATACG ACTGTTGGAGAGGTGGGCATAGTGGAGAGCATCTCCCTGAAGAACTTTATGTGCCACTCTCTGCTGGGGCCATTTGCGTTTGGGTCCAATGTCAACTTTGTCGTCGGCAACAATGGAA GTGGAAAGAGTGCTGTCCTCACAGCTCTTatggtgggcctgggagggaaaGCTACAACCACAAACAGAGGGTCCTCCCTGAAGGGAtttgtgaaggaaggagagag TTCAGCTGATGTCTCCATAACACTGCGTAACAAGGGCAGGGATGCCTACAAGCCAGAAGTGTTCGGCCAGGCTATCATAGTAGACCTCAAGATAACCCGTGAGGGCATGAGGACCTACAAGCTCAAGAGCAAAGCAG GTCATCTTGTGTCTGCGAAGAAGGATGAACTTTTGGCCATTCTGGATCACTTTAACATCCAG GTGGATAACCCTGTATCTATGCTAACTCAAGAGATGAGCAAGCACTTTCTGCACTCCAAAGGAGAAGGGGATAAGTACAGA TTCTTTATGAAAGCCACACAGCTTGAGCAGATGAAAGAGGATTACACCTATATCATAACGACTAAAAATGTCACTCTAGACACTGTGGAGAAACACGAGGAG TGTCTGGAGGGGTTAAAGAGGAAGTACCTGGAGAAAGAGGACCGGGTCAAAAGCCTGGCCTCGCTGGACGACATGCACAGTAAACTGGAGGAGCTGAAGAATCAGATGGCTTGGGCTCTG GTGtctgagatggagaaagaggtgaAGCCCATGAGAGAGAAGCTCCAATCAGAGGAGAGGTCCACCATCAAATACGACCAGAAAGTAGACGAGTGGAAG GCCAAGGTGGTGGAGGCGGAGAAGAAGTACAAGGGTATCCGGGAGCAACTGGAGGCCATCACTGTGAGGGTCCAGCAGCTTGAGCCACAGAGTGCTGAGCTGAAGAACGAGGCTCAGAGCAGAAGCAAGGCCTTCAACACAGCCCAG GCCAGTGTACACAGATTCAAGACCAACCTGAGAGACCTGGAGAAGGACAAGGATCAGCTCTCCAGGAGAATTAATGAACTCAAGTTGAG TATCAGCCAGACGTCTGGTGCGGAGACCCAGGTGCGTGTTGAGCGCATGGAGAAGCTGCAGACAGACCTGGACACTCTGAACTTCCAGGACTCTACCCTAGGCCAGCAGATGGAACAGTTCCAGCAGGCTGTGTCCCGGGCCAAGGACGAGCTGGAAAAGATGAT GCGAGAGGAGGAGGATCTGAAGAGGTCTATGGAGGCCATCAGGAGGAAGTTGCAGACCATGGAGGGCAGCCGCTCCGACCGCCTGCGCCGCTTCGGGGAGAAGATGCCTGCGCTGCTCGCCGCCATCGAGGATGCCGACAGGAAGGGCCAGTTCAGGAAGAAACCAGTGGGGCCGCTGG GGTACTGTATCCGTCTGAAGGACCATGAGCAGGCCCTGGCCGTGGAGAAATGTCTTGGGAGCCTGATGGTGGCCTTCACCTGTGACAACCACGAGGACGAGAAGTTGCTGCAGGGCCTTATGAGAGGGTACTACCAGGGGGGTAGGAGACCCCAGATCATCACCTGCCAGTTCTTCAACAGGGTCCATGACACCAGTAGGCG ggctgtgaaCCACCCTGACTACCCGTCAGTCCTACAGTCTCTGGAGATCGAGGACCCAGTGGTTGCCAACTGCCTCATCGACCAGAGGGGCATAGAGACCATTCTGCTCATCAAG AGTCCTGCAGAGGCCCGCAGAGTGATGCAGGGCAGGCAGCCCCCTAGAAACTGCTACCAGGCCTTCACCAAGGAGGGAGACCAGTGCTACAACAACCGCTACTACTCCAACGACCAGAGGAGGTGTGACTACCTTAGCAGAGACGTAGAGGAGGAGAtcag GCAGTTGCAGGAAGAGATGCGGAACAAGGAGGCCCACTTGGATCGGTTCAGCCAGCAGAagcagagggtggaggaggacaTCAGGAACAACAACAGTCTCCTGAAGAGGGCCTACGACGACAGGAAGAGGGCCAAG gataAGTTCAGGAGGCTCCAGCAGGAGATCAGTGACCTGCAGAACGTGGAAGaaccccagtctgaggacctcAAGCCTCTG gaggaggagctggaggagatcAACAATAAGATTTCAGCAGGTCGTGCTGAGAGCGAGGAGGCCCGTAGAAAGATGGCCCAGCTGAAGGCTTCCTGGGAGGAGGTGGAGCAGAGGTACCGCCAGCACAAAGACTCCATCAGCACTGTGGCCGAGGAGGCCGAACCCATCAAG GAGGAGCTGAGTAAGAGCGATCAGGATGTGGAGAAGAGCAAGCACCATAAGAAACACTACGAGGACAAACGCAAGGTCCACATCAACACCATACAGGCCCTGAAGGCCAGCCTGGATCTCAAGGAGCAGGAGCTCACG GCTTCTGTAGTGAAGGCCACAGAGATCTGTCCAGAGCGGTCCGAGGTGCGCCGGACAGCCAGGAGTCTGGACAGCGAGATCAGCCGTCTGAAGCTGAAGATCAGCACCCAGCAGGACCAGCAGGGCGACCGCGAAGAGGTCATCAG GCAATACCAAGAGGCCCTTGAGAACTACAGTAACATTAACCAGCAGGTGAAGTGCCTCAAGCGCTTCATCCAGGTCCTGTGTAAGATCATGGACGATAGACACCGAGTCTACACAGAGCTGAGGAG GTTTCTCTCAGTGCGTTGCAAGATGTACTTTGACTCCATGCTGTCACAGAGAGGCTATATAGGGAAGATGATGTTCGAGCACAAGAACGAAACCCTATCCATCTCA gtcCAGCCAGGTGTGGGGGATAAGGCTGCTCTGAGTGACATGCGctctctgtctggaggagagCGCTCGTTCTCCACTGTCtgtttcgttctctctctctgggccatcGCTGAGGCCCCCTTCCGCGCCCTCGATGAGTTTGACGTCTACATG GACATGGTGAACCGAAGGATATCCATGGACATGATGTTGAAAATCGCTTCTAGCCAACGTTACCGACAGTTCATATTCCTCACCCCACAGAGCATGAG CTCTCTCCCAGTCAACAACCTGATCCGGATCCTACGGCTGAAAGACCCGGACCGTGGCCAGACGGCTCTTCCCTTTGGACAGAggaatgaggaagaggaagaggaggagtga